From Denitrovibrio acetiphilus DSM 12809, the proteins below share one genomic window:
- a CDS encoding hydrogenase small subunit, which yields MSDNSLFSAGIKRRDFLRLTAGLTAMMGLPVSMSSKVAEAATADNRPPVIWLHFQECTGCSESLIRSGHPDTASLILDLISLDYHETLMIGSGYQAEESLHNSMKNNWGKYILVVEGAVPLAENGVYCKVAGKTAQDSLKEVAEGAAMVINIGTCSSFGGVQAAAPNPTKAVSAASLVKDKPVINVPGCPPSPYNLLAVILYYLTLKKLPKLDQLNRPEFAYGRRIHEHCERRPHFDAGRFAEQFGDEGHTLGYCLYRLGCKGPVTFANCSTQRFNDVGVWPVAMGHPCIGCTEPDVMFHTSIYDRVQIHEVTPPDFYPNANPSKRGKGADPLTTAVVGMFAGAGIGASAMMAKKLPKEGEDEEDQA from the coding sequence ATGTCTGACAATTCACTATTCAGCGCCGGCATAAAAAGGCGTGACTTTCTGCGGTTGACAGCAGGCTTGACAGCCATGATGGGACTTCCGGTCTCTATGAGCTCAAAAGTTGCTGAAGCAGCAACAGCAGACAACAGACCGCCGGTTATCTGGCTTCATTTTCAGGAGTGTACTGGATGCTCCGAATCCCTTATCCGTTCAGGACATCCGGATACTGCTTCTCTTATTCTTGATCTCATCTCTCTGGACTACCATGAAACACTTATGATAGGTTCCGGATATCAGGCGGAAGAATCACTTCACAACAGTATGAAAAACAATTGGGGCAAATACATACTGGTTGTGGAAGGTGCTGTCCCACTTGCTGAGAATGGAGTTTACTGCAAAGTAGCAGGTAAAACAGCTCAGGATTCTCTGAAAGAGGTTGCCGAAGGTGCGGCAATGGTTATTAACATCGGTACCTGCTCATCGTTCGGCGGTGTTCAGGCTGCTGCTCCTAACCCGACAAAAGCAGTGTCGGCAGCAAGTCTTGTAAAAGATAAGCCTGTTATTAATGTACCAGGATGCCCTCCAAGCCCTTATAATCTTCTTGCTGTTATACTTTACTATCTCACATTAAAAAAACTTCCTAAACTTGACCAGCTTAACAGACCTGAATTTGCCTACGGCAGACGTATCCACGAACACTGTGAACGCAGACCGCATTTCGATGCAGGACGTTTCGCAGAACAGTTCGGAGACGAAGGGCATACACTCGGTTACTGTCTTTACAGACTCGGCTGCAAAGGTCCTGTAACATTTGCTAACTGTTCAACACAAAGATTCAACGATGTCGGCGTATGGCCAGTCGCTATGGGTCACCCTTGTATCGGGTGTACAGAGCCTGACGTAATGTTCCACACATCAATATATGACAGAGTTCAGATACACGAGGTTACACCTCCTGACTTCTATCCTAATGCTAACCCGTCCAAGCGTGGCAAAGGTGCTGATCCGCTTACGACTGCTGTAGTAGGTATGTTTGCAGGTGCAGGTATCGGAGCCAGCGCAATGATGGCTAAGAAGCTTCCAAAGGAGGGAGAAGATGAAGAAGACCAGGCGTGA
- a CDS encoding THUMP domain-containing class I SAM-dependent RNA methyltransferase: MNFKEKSEILITCPKEIPQYLEKEIKALGFPVLYTRKAAVATEGTLEDCMFLNMHIRTGHRVLYLLEKMRVQNGDVLYKNAKKIKWEEIIPIDGYFSVSSAVLNTTIKDTRFASYKLKDAIVDRLRDTKGKRPDSGPDEEKTVIFLYWKENDCSIYIDTSGIPLTRRGYRKNPLKAPMQETLAAAALMAAGFDGTVNLANPMCGSGTILIEAAMMATNTPSGAFRTNFGFMHLIGYDHKVFDKICNEAASKIKKCEIKLSGSDISRDAVLASNMNIGNAGFSNLIHIQRCDFRESHIPKGGKFLLIVNPEYGMRMGDEKNLEGTYRDIGDFFKNKCQGGKCFIFTGNLGLAKKVGLKADKRHVFWNSNIECRLLEYEVYEGSKRFDD, translated from the coding sequence ATGAACTTTAAAGAGAAAAGCGAAATACTGATAACCTGTCCGAAAGAGATACCTCAGTACCTCGAAAAAGAGATCAAAGCACTTGGCTTCCCTGTCCTTTATACAAGGAAAGCCGCAGTGGCAACAGAGGGCACACTTGAAGACTGTATGTTTCTTAATATGCACATAAGAACAGGGCACAGAGTGCTTTACCTGCTTGAGAAGATGCGTGTGCAGAATGGGGATGTTCTCTATAAAAATGCTAAAAAGATCAAATGGGAAGAGATAATACCTATTGACGGATACTTTAGCGTCTCGTCTGCTGTGCTCAACACTACCATCAAAGACACGAGATTTGCATCATACAAGCTAAAAGATGCGATAGTAGACAGACTGCGTGACACAAAAGGCAAACGCCCTGATTCCGGTCCTGACGAAGAGAAGACGGTAATCTTTCTCTACTGGAAAGAGAATGACTGCTCTATATATATAGACACATCGGGTATCCCGCTTACCAGAAGAGGCTACAGGAAAAACCCGCTGAAGGCCCCTATGCAGGAAACTCTTGCTGCTGCCGCTCTTATGGCCGCTGGTTTTGACGGTACTGTCAATCTTGCAAACCCTATGTGCGGAAGCGGGACGATTCTCATCGAAGCTGCAATGATGGCAACTAATACCCCTTCAGGCGCTTTCAGAACAAATTTTGGTTTTATGCATCTTATTGGATATGATCATAAAGTTTTTGATAAAATATGCAACGAAGCTGCATCTAAAATCAAAAAATGTGAAATTAAGCTTTCCGGTTCAGACATAAGCCGTGATGCTGTACTGGCATCAAACATGAACATAGGCAATGCAGGATTTTCTAACCTGATACACATACAGAGATGTGATTTTCGTGAAAGTCACATTCCGAAAGGCGGAAAATTTCTGCTGATAGTAAACCCGGAGTACGGAATGCGTATGGGGGATGAGAAAAACCTTGAAGGAACCTACAGAGATATTGGAGATTTCTTTAAGAATAAGTGTCAGGGCGGAAAGTGTTTCATCTTTACCGGAAACCTTGGATTAGCCAAAAAAGTTGGTCTCAAGGCTGACAAGAGACACGTTTTCTGGAATTCTAACATAGAATGCAGACTGCTTGAATACGAGGTTTATGAAGGTTCAAAGAGGTTTGACGACTGA
- a CDS encoding DEAD/DEAH box helicase → MNKIEKIVSHIKNSKVGGSIAFEHVFSEKKADLCGLDIIESQIIRDSVADSGIPSLFTHQSEAYQQVKSGRDVLITTPTSSGKTLCYNLPIIEDMYHNRNVTALYLFPLKALGRDQMRHLENFLTNIPLGEGIGLAVVDGDTDKKVRRKIQKDRPNIIFSNPDILHYAVLPKRNEWADFLNNLKYIVVDELHTYRGIFGNHVYNLFARFMRLYPHVQIISCSATIGNPKEFADTMFSRDFYHVSKSGAPSGKKHFLLINSDLPVVSISNYLLKTNLEAGLKTICFTKSRKQTERIFANLLAADPGYGKTVSSYRAGFLPEERREIEADLAEGRLKAVISTSAFELGIDIGGVDCTVLAGYPGSLMSLWQRAGRSGRRGEDSLVIMIAGFDALDQYYVKHPEKLYDAAFENVVIDTGNEIVNTAHIRCAAYEKPIEETEEYFLKHRAVIEKMVMDSIIFKDEENERYFTLVRYPYGDVDLRMAGDNYNIYCGDTLIATASGRRAYMENFKGAVYMHRGNSFIIRNVDRSKKNIKTEPFTGNYYTMPTTDKNTMVEATFSRKEQSGMASAFCGLKVTEQLTGFQQISSRTGEKIADVELEESPIQFSTKGMYVLVPDSIRKLILDAELDFMGAIHAFEHAMISVVPTFYLASRDDIGGISYPYHPQLGGAAVFMYDAYPGGIGINERVYDRFTEVVERTLDLVEHCECESGCPACIYSPKCGSGNYPLDKAGAVMLMKALLSGKHLPSEIPEIKEQPRTDVLVYDIETKRSADDVGGWNNAHKMGISVAVVYSFENDVYETYTEEQAEDFIVRLEGAKCIMGFNNIGFDNKVITGYRVPDFNKTMVFDILADVRAKTGRRFSLDNMAGTTIGAAKTADGLQALQWYKEGKIDQIIEYCKMDVEVTKNLFLHGAERGFVNALLKEGAVIRIPVEWNSLSLM, encoded by the coding sequence ATGAACAAAATTGAAAAGATAGTCTCCCATATCAAAAATAGTAAAGTCGGCGGATCCATAGCTTTCGAACACGTATTTTCAGAAAAAAAAGCGGATCTTTGCGGACTGGACATTATAGAGTCACAGATTATAAGGGATTCTGTAGCAGACAGCGGTATTCCATCACTTTTTACACATCAGTCAGAAGCATATCAACAGGTAAAATCCGGACGTGATGTTCTTATCACTACTCCCACATCTTCCGGTAAGACATTATGTTACAATCTGCCGATTATTGAAGACATGTATCACAACAGGAATGTTACAGCACTTTATCTCTTCCCTCTGAAAGCTCTCGGGCGTGACCAGATGCGGCATCTTGAGAATTTTCTAACGAATATTCCCCTTGGAGAAGGTATCGGTCTTGCTGTTGTGGATGGCGACACAGATAAAAAAGTACGTAGAAAAATTCAGAAAGACAGACCTAACATAATCTTCAGCAATCCGGATATTCTGCACTATGCCGTTTTGCCTAAAAGGAACGAGTGGGCAGATTTTCTGAATAATCTCAAATACATTGTAGTGGATGAACTTCATACATACCGGGGTATATTCGGCAACCATGTGTATAACCTTTTTGCACGTTTTATGCGTCTTTATCCACATGTTCAGATAATAAGCTGTTCGGCTACGATAGGTAACCCGAAAGAATTTGCAGACACTATGTTTTCAAGAGATTTCTACCACGTATCCAAAAGCGGTGCCCCCTCCGGTAAAAAGCATTTCCTGTTGATAAACTCAGACCTTCCTGTTGTAAGCATTTCAAATTATCTGCTTAAAACTAATCTTGAAGCAGGGCTTAAAACGATATGTTTCACCAAATCAAGAAAACAGACAGAACGGATATTTGCTAACCTGCTCGCTGCTGATCCGGGATATGGAAAGACCGTTTCATCATACCGTGCAGGCTTTCTGCCGGAAGAACGGCGTGAGATTGAAGCTGATCTCGCAGAAGGACGGCTGAAGGCTGTTATATCCACCTCTGCATTCGAGTTGGGTATTGATATCGGCGGTGTTGACTGCACAGTTCTTGCAGGATATCCGGGGTCTCTTATGAGCCTCTGGCAGAGGGCAGGGCGAAGCGGGCGGAGGGGTGAGGACAGTCTGGTTATTATGATTGCGGGCTTTGATGCTCTTGACCAATACTATGTCAAACATCCAGAAAAACTTTATGATGCCGCATTCGAAAATGTTGTTATAGATACGGGGAATGAAATAGTTAACACTGCTCACATCCGCTGTGCTGCATACGAAAAACCTATTGAAGAAACAGAAGAATATTTTTTAAAACACAGAGCTGTAATTGAAAAAATGGTTATGGACAGCATCATTTTCAAAGATGAAGAGAATGAACGGTACTTTACGCTGGTCAGGTATCCATACGGGGATGTTGATCTTCGCATGGCAGGTGATAACTATAACATTTATTGCGGAGATACGCTGATAGCTACTGCATCGGGCAGGCGTGCCTATATGGAAAACTTCAAAGGAGCTGTATACATGCACCGTGGGAACAGCTTTATAATACGCAACGTTGACAGATCGAAAAAAAATATAAAGACAGAACCTTTCACCGGAAATTATTATACCATGCCCACAACGGATAAGAATACTATGGTTGAAGCTACTTTCAGTCGAAAAGAACAATCAGGCATGGCTTCCGCTTTTTGCGGGCTGAAAGTTACCGAACAGCTCACAGGGTTTCAGCAGATATCAAGCAGGACAGGTGAAAAAATAGCTGATGTGGAGCTTGAGGAATCACCAATTCAGTTTTCTACAAAGGGGATGTATGTTCTTGTCCCGGACAGCATAAGAAAGCTTATACTGGATGCAGAGCTTGATTTTATGGGAGCGATACATGCATTTGAGCACGCTATGATATCAGTTGTCCCTACATTTTACCTTGCCAGCCGTGATGACATCGGCGGTATATCTTATCCATATCATCCACAGCTTGGCGGTGCTGCTGTTTTTATGTATGACGCTTATCCGGGGGGAATAGGTATAAATGAACGTGTTTATGATCGGTTTACTGAAGTTGTTGAGCGCACTCTTGATCTGGTCGAGCATTGCGAATGCGAGTCTGGATGTCCAGCCTGTATATACAGCCCTAAATGCGGCAGCGGAAATTACCCTCTGGACAAAGCAGGCGCTGTTATGCTTATGAAGGCTCTTCTCTCCGGCAAACATCTTCCGTCTGAAATACCAGAGATAAAAGAACAGCCGAGGACTGATGTTCTCGTATATGACATAGAGACAAAACGCTCCGCAGATGATGTCGGCGGATGGAATAACGCTCATAAAATGGGGATATCTGTCGCTGTAGTCTATTCCTTTGAAAATGATGTATATGAAACATATACCGAAGAGCAGGCAGAGGACTTTATCGTTCGCCTTGAAGGCGCGAAGTGCATTATGGGATTCAACAATATAGGCTTCGACAACAAAGTTATCACAGGATACCGTGTACCGGATTTTAACAAAACAATGGTCTTTGACATCCTTGCAGATGTGCGTGCAAAAACCGGACGCAGATTCTCTCTGGATAATATGGCAGGGACAACTATAGGCGCAGCAAAAACAGCAGATGGTCTTCAGGCTCTCCAGTGGTATAAAGAGGGGAAGATAGATCAGATTATTGAATATTGCAAAATGGATGTTGAGGTGACAAAAAACCTCTTCCTGCACGGGGCTGAAAGAGGCTTTGTGAATGCTCTGTTAAAAGAGGGAGCTGTTATACGGATTCCTGTGGAATGGAACTCCCTAAGCCTTATGTAA
- a CDS encoding Na/Pi cotransporter family protein — MHELNWGAILFGFIGGLGLFLYGMKLMSEGLQKTAGSSLKNIIEKFTSNRFIGVLVGTLVTVIVQSSSATTVMVVSFVNAGLMNLFQALSVVLGANIGTTITAQLIAFKITKFALPAIGLGVGLALFSKDARKRYYGEIILGFGLLFFGLSVMKQAFIPLKEAKEFADLFVYLSVNPVAAAAAGAILTVIVQSSSATIGITIAMASTGLLDFHAAAALVLGENIGTTITANLAALGGSRTAKQAAFGHFLLNFFGVAYMLIFLSFLIKFIDFYTPGAVDFVAADGTKPYIARHVANLHTAFNIINMVIFLPFIHILARICERVIKSEPKKKKGQLLRLDDNMAKTPSIAIAQAKIEVEEMSKLPIEMLKLTQEALVTNCSKLKEVKKIEAKLDELNHEFSAFLTLLTQQNISERTSHIINDLTHVIHNLEKIGDHVENIARFKDKMLKKDISFSHDAEQEVLNLMDVVLRFTEQTIHFYNNPGSITTLDTSDEDLIDNMRKKFKNNHMKRLSKGNCEINSGIVFVDIINNLEKIGDHVYNIAQVMMYSKDETLHKA, encoded by the coding sequence ATGCACGAACTGAACTGGGGAGCCATCCTATTCGGCTTCATCGGAGGGCTAGGACTCTTTCTGTACGGTATGAAACTGATGTCGGAGGGACTTCAGAAAACAGCCGGATCAAGTCTTAAAAACATTATTGAAAAATTCACGTCAAACAGATTCATCGGTGTTCTGGTAGGAACACTTGTCACAGTTATAGTACAAAGCTCGTCAGCAACAACAGTAATGGTTGTAAGCTTTGTCAACGCAGGGCTCATGAACCTGTTTCAGGCTCTCAGCGTTGTTCTCGGCGCAAACATAGGCACAACCATAACCGCACAGCTCATAGCATTTAAGATAACGAAATTCGCTTTGCCTGCCATAGGCTTAGGCGTTGGTCTCGCACTCTTTTCAAAAGATGCGAGAAAAAGATACTATGGTGAAATAATATTAGGCTTCGGTCTGCTTTTCTTCGGTCTCTCAGTAATGAAACAGGCTTTCATACCTCTTAAAGAAGCAAAGGAGTTTGCCGACCTTTTCGTTTACCTGTCTGTAAACCCTGTTGCAGCTGCGGCTGCCGGTGCAATTCTGACAGTTATAGTTCAAAGTAGTTCTGCCACAATAGGCATCACTATAGCAATGGCTTCAACCGGTCTTCTCGATTTCCACGCGGCGGCTGCGCTGGTTCTAGGCGAAAACATAGGTACAACCATCACAGCCAACCTTGCGGCACTAGGAGGGAGCAGAACTGCTAAACAAGCAGCATTCGGGCATTTCCTGCTCAATTTTTTCGGTGTTGCATACATGCTCATTTTCTTAAGTTTTCTTATAAAATTCATAGATTTTTACACCCCCGGCGCAGTGGACTTTGTTGCTGCTGATGGTACAAAGCCTTATATAGCAAGGCACGTAGCAAACCTGCATACAGCATTTAATATTATAAATATGGTGATATTTCTACCATTCATACACATACTTGCCAGAATTTGTGAAAGAGTAATAAAGTCAGAACCGAAAAAGAAGAAAGGTCAGCTCTTGCGCTTGGATGATAACATGGCAAAGACCCCATCCATAGCAATAGCTCAGGCAAAAATAGAAGTCGAGGAGATGTCTAAACTTCCGATAGAAATGCTGAAACTAACTCAGGAAGCATTAGTCACCAACTGTTCTAAGCTAAAGGAAGTCAAAAAGATTGAGGCTAAGCTGGACGAACTAAACCACGAATTTTCAGCTTTTTTAACACTCCTCACTCAGCAGAACATTTCTGAAAGAACTTCTCATATAATCAATGACCTGACCCACGTTATACATAACCTCGAAAAAATCGGTGACCATGTCGAAAATATAGCAAGATTTAAAGACAAGATGCTTAAAAAAGATATCTCCTTCAGCCATGATGCCGAGCAGGAAGTTCTTAATCTCATGGACGTAGTTCTCAGGTTCACAGAACAAACCATCCATTTCTATAATAACCCCGGGTCAATTACAACTTTGGACACATCGGACGAAGACCTCATTGACAATATGCGTAAAAAATTTAAAAACAATCATATGAAACGCCTGTCCAAAGGTAATTGTGAAATCAATTCAGGCATAGTTTTTGTTGATATAATTAATAATCTCGAAAAGATCGGCGACCATGTTTACAACATCGCACAGGTCATGATGTATTCTAAAGACGAAACCTTACATAAGGCTTAG
- a CDS encoding sensor histidine kinase: MRSLIKVFLIIYIPIAVMLGITWNITNKLTIQSAEKELQSEMVSKAEILKGYDLNTSFDQHIHDKFVTVSKNSKLRITVIRKDGFVVDDSYYEQAQIAQMENHSNRPEVREAFETGSGIVVRRSTTTEQGMYYYAAKYNNNLVVRISYPMSYIESLQSDMLKQNLTVYFVLIFMIGVVTIYLARRINSPIKHLSIIADKIEAGDTQIYFPSFRDKTITKLVSVIYRIYSSMNQKTKQLEQEKIKLNHIFSILDEGIVLLDNKNNVKHYNDTAIENLGVQLQHGKNVLTQTNNIAALSFFSEVVSHNEDCRLQKEHKGKIYEIYVRVFEEEKLVVFFDITERAEYENFKAELIGNITHELKTPLAMIMGYSETIMNDPEMDTEFHDKFIKIIYNSSNRLNILINDILKLHKLEMLQDSITVEEPTILADLRDEVANYYTDRQKQVQVDTGNDEIFINREHIMSIITNLIDNAMKYSTGDHIHLVVVKEDDYVVVKVEDHGPVIPVKEQERIFERFYTMDKAKNQKDTGTGLGLSIVKHIATLYRGNAKVINNQKGGNTFIIKLKEKPPIEEES, translated from the coding sequence ATGAGATCACTCATAAAAGTTTTCCTTATAATCTATATCCCCATTGCTGTTATGCTGGGGATCACATGGAATATCACAAATAAACTGACAATCCAGTCGGCAGAGAAAGAGCTACAGTCAGAAATGGTCTCTAAGGCAGAAATCCTTAAGGGATATGACCTTAATACTTCTTTTGATCAGCACATTCATGATAAATTTGTAACGGTATCTAAAAATTCTAAACTAAGGATAACTGTAATCCGCAAAGACGGTTTTGTCGTTGATGACTCATACTATGAACAGGCTCAAATTGCCCAGATGGAAAATCACTCCAACAGACCGGAAGTCAGAGAAGCTTTCGAAACCGGCTCAGGCATCGTAGTCAGGCGGAGCACAACAACTGAGCAGGGTATGTATTACTACGCAGCAAAATATAATAACAATCTCGTTGTACGCATATCCTACCCTATGTCATACATAGAATCGCTTCAGAGTGATATGCTCAAGCAGAACCTTACTGTTTATTTTGTGCTTATATTTATGATAGGAGTTGTGACGATATACCTTGCAAGGCGCATCAACAGCCCGATAAAGCACCTTTCCATAATAGCGGATAAAATAGAAGCCGGCGATACACAGATATACTTCCCCTCCTTCAGAGACAAGACAATAACAAAACTTGTCAGTGTAATATATCGAATATACAGCTCTATGAACCAGAAAACCAAACAGTTGGAACAAGAAAAGATCAAACTGAACCACATCTTTTCGATACTTGACGAAGGGATTGTTCTGCTCGACAACAAAAATAATGTCAAACATTACAATGACACCGCAATAGAAAATCTCGGAGTCCAGCTCCAGCATGGAAAAAACGTCCTGACTCAGACGAATAACATCGCTGCCCTATCGTTCTTCTCCGAGGTTGTGTCACATAACGAAGACTGCCGGCTCCAGAAAGAACATAAAGGCAAAATATATGAGATATATGTCAGAGTTTTTGAAGAAGAAAAGCTTGTTGTATTCTTTGACATTACAGAAAGAGCCGAATATGAAAACTTTAAAGCAGAACTGATCGGCAATATCACCCACGAACTTAAAACACCTCTGGCAATGATTATGGGTTATTCTGAAACTATAATGAACGATCCGGAGATGGACACTGAGTTTCACGACAAATTTATAAAAATAATCTACAACAGCTCAAACAGGCTTAATATCCTGATAAACGACATACTCAAGCTTCATAAACTCGAAATGCTTCAGGACAGCATTACAGTTGAAGAACCAACTATTCTCGCTGACCTTCGCGATGAAGTTGCAAATTACTATACAGACAGACAAAAACAAGTTCAGGTTGATACAGGCAATGACGAAATATTCATAAACAGAGAACACATAATGAGCATTATCACTAACCTTATAGATAACGCTATGAAATACTCTACAGGTGACCATATACACCTTGTTGTGGTCAAAGAGGATGATTACGTTGTAGTAAAGGTTGAAGACCACGGTCCCGTCATCCCCGTTAAAGAACAGGAAAGGATTTTTGAACGCTTTTACACAATGGACAAAGCTAAAAACCAAAAAGATACAGGTACGGGACTTGGGCTTTCCATAGTCAAACACATAGCCACTCTCTACAGAGGAAATGCTAAAGTTATCAACAATCAGAAAGGCGGAAACACTTTTATAATCAAACTCAAGGAAAAGCCTCCTATTGAAGAAGAATCTTAA
- a CDS encoding response regulator transcription factor, whose translation MIKVLVIEDHEEIRDLISYNLGKESFETICFDNANEGLIHLENNDVDIILLDLMLPGLKGMQFLQIVRNNKKYSGVPIIIISAKNTEQDIINGLEMGADDYLTKPFSIKILIAKINAILRRNPAIKSKVISINGINIDTNNYVVTVDGEEISLTNKEYELLQLLLKHPKRVFTRNQILNAVWGYESDVYTRTVDTHVSSLRKKLGTRGSFIKSVPKIGYRADI comes from the coding sequence ATGATTAAAGTCCTTGTTATTGAAGACCATGAAGAGATAAGAGACCTTATCTCTTATAACCTCGGCAAAGAGAGTTTCGAAACAATATGCTTTGACAACGCAAATGAAGGACTTATCCACCTTGAAAACAACGATGTGGACATCATCCTGCTGGACCTTATGCTGCCGGGGCTTAAAGGGATGCAGTTCCTTCAGATCGTACGGAACAACAAGAAATATTCAGGCGTCCCCATAATAATAATATCAGCGAAAAACACTGAACAGGACATAATCAACGGTCTTGAAATGGGCGCAGATGATTATCTCACAAAACCATTCTCCATAAAAATCCTAATAGCAAAGATAAACGCTATCCTCCGCAGAAACCCTGCAATCAAGTCTAAGGTGATTTCGATCAACGGCATAAACATAGACACCAATAACTATGTTGTCACCGTAGACGGCGAGGAGATCAGCCTGACCAACAAAGAATACGAACTCCTTCAGCTTCTGCTGAAACATCCGAAGAGGGTTTTCACCAGAAACCAGATACTTAACGCTGTATGGGGGTATGAATCTGACGTTTACACCAGAACAGTGGACACTCACGTCTCATCCCTTCGTAAAAAACTGGGCACAAGGGGTTCATTTATAAAATCAGTACCAAAAATAGGATACAGAGCAGATATATGA
- the phoU gene encoding phosphate signaling complex protein PhoU encodes MTIFRHEKEYVQLKGMLAEMATMASSMVSESIRSLVDRDSDLARKVVEKDEHLDQLDVDIDEHCIKMLALFEPKAVDLRYIITASRIIIDLERVGDHCVSISREALQINDTPQLKPYIDLPKMAENAVKMINDSLQAFFDADTKLAFDVIKRDSTIDQLNDQVIRELLTYSMEDIKTLHTVLSLMNVSRRLERVADHATNIAEMVYYMVEGKIIRHTYIEETEEEN; translated from the coding sequence ATGACAATATTCAGACATGAAAAGGAATATGTACAGCTTAAAGGGATGCTGGCAGAGATGGCTACTATGGCATCGTCTATGGTGTCGGAATCAATCAGGTCTCTCGTAGACAGGGATTCTGACCTTGCCAGAAAAGTAGTCGAGAAGGACGAGCACCTTGACCAGCTGGATGTTGACATTGATGAACACTGCATAAAGATGCTGGCACTTTTTGAGCCGAAAGCAGTTGACCTGCGGTATATCATAACAGCATCAAGGATAATAATCGATCTGGAGCGTGTCGGTGACCACTGTGTCAGCATAAGCAGGGAAGCACTCCAGATAAACGACACCCCCCAGCTTAAACCTTATATCGACCTTCCTAAAATGGCTGAAAATGCCGTAAAGATGATCAATGACTCTCTTCAGGCATTCTTTGACGCAGACACCAAGCTTGCATTCGATGTTATTAAGAGAGACAGCACAATAGACCAGCTTAATGATCAGGTTATCAGAGAACTGCTCACCTACTCCATGGAAGACATCAAAACACTACATACTGTGCTCTCCTTAATGAACGTATCCAGAAGGCTGGAACGTGTGGCAGACCACGCGACAAACATCGCAGAGATGGTTTACTACATGGTTGAAGGAAAAATTATCAGACACACATATATTGAAGAAACCGAAGAGGAAAATTAA
- a CDS encoding RNA methyltransferase has translation MKGVNVLLSRLEGPVNLGFIARAMANTGFSSLSYTGTVPYNHEDALKFAVHASDILENAYHPETFEELISTSDVVIGFTPRSPFSTNNLPYEELKDFVSETVSTGLKVGLLFGNEASGLNNKELSACAHRVSLPTSADYISMNLAQAVLVSLWQIKDIEPDKEAEAEYADRNTIGTLLQRIKDHLELIEYFNDQNPDHIWKEIRQMIESKRLTKREAELMLSVFGKSISRYSYLLNKIKK, from the coding sequence TTGAAAGGGGTAAACGTTCTCTTATCACGTCTGGAAGGTCCTGTGAATCTCGGCTTCATCGCCCGAGCCATGGCAAACACAGGTTTCAGCTCACTTTCATATACCGGTACAGTACCATATAACCATGAAGATGCCCTCAAGTTTGCCGTACATGCATCAGATATCCTTGAAAATGCTTATCATCCGGAAACTTTCGAAGAGCTGATAAGTACAAGTGATGTTGTAATAGGTTTTACCCCCAGAAGCCCTTTCAGCACAAACAACCTGCCTTACGAAGAGTTAAAAGACTTTGTATCTGAAACAGTATCAACAGGGCTTAAAGTCGGGCTGCTATTCGGCAACGAAGCCAGCGGGCTGAACAATAAAGAGCTTTCAGCGTGCGCACACAGAGTGAGCCTCCCCACAAGCGCAGACTACATCAGCATGAACCTCGCTCAGGCTGTACTTGTTAGCCTGTGGCAGATAAAAGATATAGAACCTGACAAAGAAGCTGAAGCTGAATATGCCGACAGAAATACCATCGGCACCCTTCTCCAAAGAATAAAAGATCATCTGGAGCTAATAGAATATTTTAACGACCAGAACCCCGACCATATCTGGAAAGAGATAAGACAGATGATAGAATCTAAAAGGCTTACCAAAAGAGAGGCAGAACTCATGCTCTCTGTCTTCGGTAAAAGTATATCCAGATACTCATATCTTCTGAATAAAATCAAAAAATAA